From a single Daphnia pulex isolate KAP4 chromosome 2, ASM2113471v1 genomic region:
- the LOC124188640 gene encoding basic phospholipase A2 nigroxin B-like produces MTGRPSRITYLLAIIWASSVFLQSSLSASVRTKRSIGSFGDMIRFTTRMEALLFNNYGNHCGSGDTGTQPIIDAIDRCCRKHDQCYESLASGPCSSSFFGPYFTFYTWTISNAGSNGSRSSSQQPEASAIECGDTDVCKLATCNCDRTAAQCMGRHSASYNTANKRGSIWDWLI; encoded by the exons ATGACTGGGCGTCCATCACGTATTACGTACCTCTTGGCCATCATCTGGGCCTCGTCCGTCTTCCTTCAGTCAAGCCTTTCTG CTAGCGTGAGAACGAAGCGCAGCATCGGTTCGTTCGGGGACATGATTCGGTTTACCACGCGGATGGAGGCCCTGCTTTTCAATAATTACGGAAATCACTGCGGCAGTGGCGACACTGGCACTCAGCCCATCATTGACGCAATAGACCG ATGTTGTCGGAAACACGACCAGTGTTACGAAAGTCTAGCCAGCGGCCCTTGTTCCTCATCCTTCTTCGGTCCGTATTTCACTTTCTATACCTGGACCATCTCCAACGCCGGATCTAAtggcagcaggagcagcagccagcagccggAAGCTTCTGCTATCGAATGCG GTGACACGGATGTCTGCAAACTGGCTACTTGCAACTGCGACCGGACGGCCGCCCAGTGTATGGGCCGACATTCAGCCTCTTACAACACCGCCAACAAACGCGGCAGCATCTGGGACTGGCTTATTTAA